One Callospermophilus lateralis isolate mCalLat2 chromosome 6, mCalLat2.hap1, whole genome shotgun sequence genomic region harbors:
- the Rps12 gene encoding small ribosomal subunit protein eS12 encodes MAEEGIAAGGVMDVNTALQEVLKTALIHDGLARGIREAAKALDKRQAHLCVLASNCNEPMYVKLVEALCAEHQINLIKVDDNKKLGEWVGLCKIDREGKPRKVVGCSCVVVKDYGKESQAKDVIEEYFKCKK; translated from the exons ATGGCCGAGGAAGG CATTGCTGCTGGAGGTGTAATGGACGTCAACACTGCTTTACAAGAGGTGCTGAAGACCGCCCTCATCCACGATGGCCTTGCACGTGGAATTCGCGAAGCTGCCAAAGCCTTAGACAA GCGCCAGGCCCATCTCTGTGTACTTGCATCCAACTGTAATGAGCCTATGTATGTCAAATTGGTGGAGGCCCTTTGTGCTGAACACCAAATCAATCTAATTAAG GTCGATGACAACAAGAAACTAGGAGAATGGGTAGGACTCTGTAAAATTGACCGAGAGGGCAAGCCCCGTAAAGTGGTTGGTTGCAGTTGTGTAGTTGTTAAG gactATGGCAAAGAATCTCAGGCCAAGGATGTCATTGAAGAGTACTTCAAATGCAAGAAATGA